The Thalassophryne amazonica chromosome 13, fThaAma1.1, whole genome shotgun sequence genome window below encodes:
- the spef1 gene encoding sperm flagellar protein 1: MARELSEEELQDLYAWIDKIPLSRPKRHITRDFSDGVMAAEVVKYFFPKLVDMHNYIPANSTQQKLSNWNLLNRKVFSKLNFNVPEEKVKKITLSTAGVIEPVLNALREKLDQRLEHTTQYLPDLDYYDACNLEKLHIETHHIKANHPPQEVRDLKKDEKNKLKKSKQHQMEQFYTEMDPSFQLALQEKEQAVVALQETVEILQTKVNRLERLLHLKDMRIEDLTRHLDMYKAKGTM; this comes from the exons atGGCTCGAGAACTGAGTGAAGAGGAGCTGCAGGATTTGTACGCATGGATCGACAAAATCCCTCTCTCCCGGCCAAAAAGACACATTACTAGAGACTTCAGTGACGGAG TGATGGCTGCTGAAGTTGTCAAATATTTCTTCCCAAAGCTCGTTGACATGCACAACTACAtccctgcaaactccacacagcagaagCTCAGTAACTGGAACCTTCTGAACAG GAAGGTGTTTTCTAAGCTGAATTTTAATGTGCCCGAGGAGAAAGTGAAGAAGATCACACTGAGCACTGCAGGAGTCATCGAGCCTGTGCTGAACGCACTCAGGGAGAAGTTAGACCAGAGACTGGAGCACACTACACAGTACTTACCG GATTTGGACTACTATGATGCCTGTAACCTGGAGAAGTTACACATAG AAACTCATCACATCAAAGCAAATCATCCGCCCCAGGAAGTGAGAGAtctgaaaaaagatgaaaaaaacaaactgaaaaaaag CAAACAGCATCAGATGGAGCAGTTCTACACAGAGATGGACCCTTCTTTCCAACTCGCCCTGCAGGAAAAAGAGCAGGCAGTGGTGGCTTTGCAGGAGACTGTGGAG aTCCTGCAGACGAAAGTGAATAGGTTAGAGCGCCTTTTACACCTGAAGGACATGCGCATCGAAGACCTGACACGGCATCTGGACATGTACAAAGCAAAAGGCACCATGTAG